One stretch of Deltaproteobacteria bacterium DNA includes these proteins:
- a CDS encoding M48 family metallopeptidase, with translation MVSSLIPALVQRLSTPVNHYCGKLFPATALVYLVPRTVEKAWGQETIAMVEKEAPFCEEAEGKEALQTLVRRLAVTTDAPFPFEVRVSRAPIPNAFAAPGGQIVILRGLLAMATSPEEVAGVLAHEMAHEVQRHPTRGVVRALGIQTVMGFVSGNTGKGLGAATGALINLSHGRDDESEADRIGVQMLNKANIRADGLVNFFERMSKVSAGSQSRLLTYLSTHPSDTARVAAIRSMARGNGEAMTAKEWQALKTICGTEKEDDTDDPFAVSLR, from the coding sequence ATGGTCTCGTCTCTCATCCCTGCTCTTGTGCAGAGGCTCTCCACTCCGGTCAATCACTATTGCGGTAAGTTGTTTCCTGCCACCGCCTTAGTCTATCTTGTGCCAAGAACGGTGGAGAAAGCGTGGGGCCAAGAAACCATTGCGATGGTGGAGAAGGAGGCTCCGTTCTGTGAAGAAGCTGAGGGGAAGGAAGCGTTGCAAACGCTGGTGCGACGTTTAGCGGTAACAACTGACGCGCCATTCCCGTTTGAAGTGCGTGTCAGTCGTGCGCCGATACCTAACGCTTTCGCTGCTCCTGGCGGACAGATTGTGATTCTGCGTGGATTGCTTGCGATGGCAACCTCACCGGAAGAAGTGGCTGGAGTGCTCGCCCATGAAATGGCGCATGAAGTTCAGCGCCATCCAACCCGAGGCGTCGTCCGAGCATTGGGTATTCAAACGGTCATGGGGTTTGTTTCCGGTAATACCGGCAAAGGGTTGGGCGCAGCGACCGGAGCGTTGATCAACCTCTCCCACGGGCGCGATGATGAAAGTGAGGCTGACCGCATTGGCGTGCAAATGCTGAACAAAGCGAACATCCGTGCCGATGGCTTGGTGAACTTTTTCGAGCGTATGAGTAAAGTGAGCGCTGGAAGCCAGTCGCGGTTGTTGACGTATCTTTCAACCCATCCGAGTGACACGGCCCGTGTCGCGGCCATTCGCAGTATGGCTCGTGGTAACGGCGAGGCGATGACCGCGAAGGAATGGCAGGCGCTCAAGACCATCTGCGGGACTGAAAAAGAGGACGATACCGACGATCCGTTTGCAGTGTCGTTGCGTTAA